One genomic window of Arachis hypogaea cultivar Tifrunner chromosome 8, arahy.Tifrunner.gnm2.J5K5, whole genome shotgun sequence includes the following:
- the LOC112707118 gene encoding uncharacterized protein isoform X1, with translation MASASSGRGSKGFDFASDDILCSYEDFPNQDSSNGTHDDPAKDFHKSRMARTSIFPDTAYNSPEDSISQDVIAAVEKSMKKNADNLMRFLEGISSRLSQLELYCYNIDKSIGEMRSDLNTDHGEAELKLNSLEKHIQEVHRSVQILRDKQELADTQKELAKLQLVQKESSSTSHSHSNEERSSPSATDPKRTDKASDAHNQQLALALLHQVAPQQQPVAPSPAPAPVPAPAPAPAPAPAPAPNVAPATQQSSYYMPPTPLHNPPSVAQVPQNQYLPSDQQYRTPQPTSSQATQSLSMQQYSQYQQPQLPQPQQQWPQQVQPPQPPPMQSQMRPPSTNVYAPYLPNHATNPSPSETLPNSMPMQMPYSRIPPAASGHSDAMPYGYSGSGRTGPQQPLPPQIKSSFPGQPGDPYGTSATHAAPPPTSAYMIYDSEGGRTHPPPQPPHFAQAGYPPSSASLQNPAPHNLMVRNPSQTQYIRGHPYSDLIEKLVNMGFRGDHVAGVIQRMEESGQPVDFNSVLDRLNVHSSVGPQRAWSG, from the exons ATGGCGTCTGCATCATCCGGTCGCGGCTCCAAGGGCTTCGATTTCGCTTCCGACGACATCCTCTGCTCCTACGAAGACTTTCCTAACCAGGACTCTTCTAACGGCACTCACGATGACCCCGCCAAG GATTTTCACAAATCAAGGATGGCAAGGACATCAATATTTCCTGATACTGCTTATAATTCGCCTGAAGATTCTATAAGCCAAGATGTGATTGCAGCTGTTGAGAAGAGCATGAAAAAAAATGCTGACAACCTTATGCGGTTTCTTGAAGGAATTAGTTCAAGGCTATCACAGTTGGAATTATATTGTTACAATATTGACAAATCAATTGGAGAAATGCGATCTGATTTAAACACTGACCACGGGGAGGCAGAGTTAAAGCTCAATTCTCTTGAGAAACACATTCAGGAA GTACACAGATCTGTACAGATTTTGAGAGACAAGCAAGAGCTAGCTGATACTCAGAAGGAGTTAGCCAAGCTTCAGTTAGTTCAGAAAGAATCATCCTCCACAAGCCATTCACATTCCAACGAGGAGAGGTCTTCACCTTCTGCCACTGATCCAAAAAGAACTGATAAGGCATCTGACGCACATAACCAGCAGTTAGCTCTTGCCCTGCTTCATCAAGTTGCCCCACAGCAACAGCCTGTGGCACCTTCCCCAGCCCCAGCTCCAGTTCCAGCTCCAGCTCCAGCTCCAGCTCCAGCTCCAGCTCCGGCCCCAAATGTAGCACCAGCCACTCAACAATCATCTTATTACATGCCACCCACTCCTTTGCACAATCCGCCATCTGTGGCCCAAGTTCCCCAGAATCAATATTTGCCCTCTGATCAGCAGTATAGAACTCCGCAACCAACATCATCACAAGCAACGCAATCTCTGTCTATGCAACAATATTCTCAGTATCAGCAACCACAACTGCCACAGCCGCAGCAGCAGTGGCCTCAGCAGGTGCAACCTCCGCAACCACCTCCAATGCAGTCACAGATGAGACCCCCTTCAACCAATGTTTACGCTCCTTACCTGCCAAACCATGCTACAAATCCCTCTCCCTCGGAAACACTACCAAACAGCATGCCAATGCAAATGCCATATTCCAGAATTCCACCTGCAGCTTCCGGCCATAGCGATGCCATGCCGTATGGATACAGCGGATCTGGTAGAACAGGTCCGCAGCAACCACTTCCGCCGCAAATCAAGAGCTCTTTTCCAGGACAACCAGGTGATCCATATGGAACAAGTGCTACTCATGCCGCGCCCCCTCCTACTAGTGCATACATGATCTATGATAGTGAGGGAGGAAGAACACATCCTCCCCCACAACCACCTCATTTTGCTCAAGCTGGATACCCTCCATCGAGTGCTTCGCTTCAGAACCCTGCACCACATAACCTCATGGTCCGGAATCCTAGCCAGACACAGTATATTCGTGGCCATCCCTACAGCGACTTGATCGAGAAGTTGGTGAACATGGGATTTAGAGGTGATCATGTGGCAGGGGTGATCCAGAGGATGGAGGAAAGTGGGCAGCCTGTAGATTTTAACTCGGTACTTGACCGGTTGAATGTGCATAGTTCTGTTGGCCCCCAGAGGGCATGGTCAGGGTAA
- the LOC112707118 gene encoding uncharacterized protein isoform X2 — protein MARTSIFPDTAYNSPEDSISQDVIAAVEKSMKKNADNLMRFLEGISSRLSQLELYCYNIDKSIGEMRSDLNTDHGEAELKLNSLEKHIQEVHRSVQILRDKQELADTQKELAKLQLVQKESSSTSHSHSNEERSSPSATDPKRTDKASDAHNQQLALALLHQVAPQQQPVAPSPAPAPVPAPAPAPAPAPAPAPNVAPATQQSSYYMPPTPLHNPPSVAQVPQNQYLPSDQQYRTPQPTSSQATQSLSMQQYSQYQQPQLPQPQQQWPQQVQPPQPPPMQSQMRPPSTNVYAPYLPNHATNPSPSETLPNSMPMQMPYSRIPPAASGHSDAMPYGYSGSGRTGPQQPLPPQIKSSFPGQPGDPYGTSATHAAPPPTSAYMIYDSEGGRTHPPPQPPHFAQAGYPPSSASLQNPAPHNLMVRNPSQTQYIRGHPYSDLIEKLVNMGFRGDHVAGVIQRMEESGQPVDFNSVLDRLNVHSSVGPQRAWSG, from the exons ATGGCAAGGACATCAATATTTCCTGATACTGCTTATAATTCGCCTGAAGATTCTATAAGCCAAGATGTGATTGCAGCTGTTGAGAAGAGCATGAAAAAAAATGCTGACAACCTTATGCGGTTTCTTGAAGGAATTAGTTCAAGGCTATCACAGTTGGAATTATATTGTTACAATATTGACAAATCAATTGGAGAAATGCGATCTGATTTAAACACTGACCACGGGGAGGCAGAGTTAAAGCTCAATTCTCTTGAGAAACACATTCAGGAA GTACACAGATCTGTACAGATTTTGAGAGACAAGCAAGAGCTAGCTGATACTCAGAAGGAGTTAGCCAAGCTTCAGTTAGTTCAGAAAGAATCATCCTCCACAAGCCATTCACATTCCAACGAGGAGAGGTCTTCACCTTCTGCCACTGATCCAAAAAGAACTGATAAGGCATCTGACGCACATAACCAGCAGTTAGCTCTTGCCCTGCTTCATCAAGTTGCCCCACAGCAACAGCCTGTGGCACCTTCCCCAGCCCCAGCTCCAGTTCCAGCTCCAGCTCCAGCTCCAGCTCCAGCTCCAGCTCCGGCCCCAAATGTAGCACCAGCCACTCAACAATCATCTTATTACATGCCACCCACTCCTTTGCACAATCCGCCATCTGTGGCCCAAGTTCCCCAGAATCAATATTTGCCCTCTGATCAGCAGTATAGAACTCCGCAACCAACATCATCACAAGCAACGCAATCTCTGTCTATGCAACAATATTCTCAGTATCAGCAACCACAACTGCCACAGCCGCAGCAGCAGTGGCCTCAGCAGGTGCAACCTCCGCAACCACCTCCAATGCAGTCACAGATGAGACCCCCTTCAACCAATGTTTACGCTCCTTACCTGCCAAACCATGCTACAAATCCCTCTCCCTCGGAAACACTACCAAACAGCATGCCAATGCAAATGCCATATTCCAGAATTCCACCTGCAGCTTCCGGCCATAGCGATGCCATGCCGTATGGATACAGCGGATCTGGTAGAACAGGTCCGCAGCAACCACTTCCGCCGCAAATCAAGAGCTCTTTTCCAGGACAACCAGGTGATCCATATGGAACAAGTGCTACTCATGCCGCGCCCCCTCCTACTAGTGCATACATGATCTATGATAGTGAGGGAGGAAGAACACATCCTCCCCCACAACCACCTCATTTTGCTCAAGCTGGATACCCTCCATCGAGTGCTTCGCTTCAGAACCCTGCACCACATAACCTCATGGTCCGGAATCCTAGCCAGACACAGTATATTCGTGGCCATCCCTACAGCGACTTGATCGAGAAGTTGGTGAACATGGGATTTAGAGGTGATCATGTGGCAGGGGTGATCCAGAGGATGGAGGAAAGTGGGCAGCCTGTAGATTTTAACTCGGTACTTGACCGGTTGAATGTGCATAGTTCTGTTGGCCCCCAGAGGGCATGGTCAGGGTAA